A stretch of the Vigna radiata var. radiata cultivar VC1973A chromosome 7, Vradiata_ver6, whole genome shotgun sequence genome encodes the following:
- the LOC106767502 gene encoding protein NUCLEAR FUSION DEFECTIVE 2, giving the protein MRSSTMRCFTIFTLLLLLSQGHAASHKLLSSPFSTALETLQKQLGYTFKSIDLLRRAMTHASFSEENNKAFAILGAAVIETSVSFHLLSKDVDISPKELNRRLSQVSSVDSSCAVDGTRLGLQKIVRVSPKTNSSTPAVVCGAFRAIFAAISIDTGKSDDAGNVFWNLHGGDLGSAVAL; this is encoded by the exons ATGCGATCCTCTACAATGCGATGCTTCACCATATTCACCCTGTTACTTCTCCTTTCGCAGGGACACGCAGCGTCCCATAAGCTtctctcttctccattttcaaCCGCTCTCGAAACCCTCCAAAAACAACTCGG CTACACCTTTAAGAGCATTGATCTTCTCCGTCGCGCCATGACCCACGCCTCCTTCTCCGAAGAAAACAACAAAGCTTTCGCCATTCTGGGCGCCGCCGTCATCGAAACTTCCGTCTCTTTTCACTTATTATCTAAAGACGTTGATATTTCTCCTAAAGAGCTGAACCGTCGATTGTCCCAAGTTTCCAGCGTCGACTCTTCCTGCGCCGTCGACGGAACTCGATTAGGGTTGCAAAAGATCGTTCGCGTCTCGCCCAAAACCAATTCCTCCACCCCTGCCGTCGTTTGCGGTGCGTTTCGAGCAATCTTCGCTGCCATTTCTATTGACACCGGCAAGTCCGATGATGCAGGTAATGTCTTCTGGAACCTTCATGGCGGCGACCTAGGATCTGCTGTGGCTCTTTGA
- the LOC106769296 gene encoding RNA-dependent RNA polymerase 2 produces the protein MGTTTTPLSHTVSVFNIPRSATAKDLLHFLESKVGTSTVFALEIFSDNANWKSRGAGRVQFETLDAKSRALSLSNLQQLLIHSHFLRLSDTSEDIIFRPLHRLQNGVLYAGIMLSDHRMSVLGSWEGVAGLVVPQRRKLDFLVWHDDDCYRLEIFFEDILESHGYCLGEEAKLNAILLKLKFGPRIYKKKTGPDVATTFKSDRYHFCKEDSEFLWVRTTDFSALKSIGHSTSFCWEIEEEHLASDVFTSFPLYKENMTDLALEDGEEFCSSTEAVPLVKCALQSKLPYEALFQLNSLVHTQKICLASVDDELIDLLGGLDEEIRAVIFQKLHQMSFPCYEPLKFVKTQLHVLSNKKKSPPQSSQKRLTDNNIMSCHRALITPTKIYCLGPELETSNHVVKHFASYASDFMRITFVEENWNKLPNYAVSTGVQKGIFSKPSKTEIYNRILTILRDGIVIGSKRFEFLAFSASQLRSNSVWLFASNDNLKATDIREWMGCFNNIRSVSKCAARMGQLFSSSMQTFEVSPQDVEIIPDIEVTTDGVSYCFSDGIGKISQSFARQVAQKLKLDHSPSAFQIRFGGFKGVITVDRHSFRKLSLRKSMLKFESKNRMLCVTKWSESMPCFLNREIISLLTTLGVKDEVFLARQQDQLNLLGRMLTDSKAALDVLESLNGADSRSILVKMLHEFNEPNSEPYLSMMLKAYYAYQLSDLKSRCRIFVPKGRVLVGCLDETGILNYGQVFVRVTVKKTTENFDDNLRKVDDDDSTRIVVGKVVVTKNPCLHPGDVRVLDAIYNEELEEKGLRDCLVFPQNGHRPHPNECSGGDLDGDLFFISWDEDLIPCQIEAPMDYTGRRPRIMDHKVTLEEIQQFFVDYMINDTLGAISTAHLVHADREPDKAKSRKCLELAELHSMAVDFAKTGAPAAMPRVLKPREFPDFMERADKPMYISKGVLGKLYRAIIESQLQIKYSFVWSQKLAEEAYDRSFEVNGFEAFLETASSKKEMYADKMSSLMNFYGAETEDEMLIGNLQNRASYLQRDNRRYGDMKDRILLSVKNLQCEAKEWFETSCQPHEYRPMASAWYHVTYHPSYYCQERSCFLSFPWIVGEILLQIRSVNKAVQG, from the exons atGGGAACGACAACAACTCCTCTTTCGCACACAGTTAGCGTCTTCAACATTCCTCGCTCCGCCACCGCTAAGGACCTTCTCCACTTCCTCGAATCCAAGGTGGGTACTTCCACCGTCTTCGCCCTCGAAATCTTCTCCGACAACGCCAACTGGAAGTCTCGCGGCGCCGGTCGCGTTCAGTTCGAGACCCTCGACGCTAAGTCCCGCGCCCTATCTCTCTCCAACCTTCAACAACTGCTCATCCACTCCCACTTCCTCCGCCTCTCCGATACCTCCGAAGACATCATCTTCCGCCCCCTCCACCGCCTTCAAAATGGTGTCCTCTACGCCGGCATCATGCTCTCCGACCACCGCATGAGCGTTCTCGGCTCCTGGGAAGGCGTTGCGGGGTTGGTAGTGCCCCAAAGGAGGAAGCTTGACTTCTTGGTGTGGCATGATGACGACTGTTACCGACTCGAGATTTTTTTTGAGGATATTTTGGAGTCTCATGGCTATTGTTTGGGAGAAGAAGCCAAACTCAATGCCATTCTCTTGAAG CTTAAATTTGGGCCAAGGATTTATAAGAAAAAGACGGGGCCAGATGTGGCAACCACGTTTAAGAGTGATAGGTACCATTTTTGTAAGGAGGATTCTGAGTTTCTTTGGGTGCGGACAACTGACTTTTCGGCTCTGAAGTCAATTGGGCACTCGACTTCGTTTTGTTGGGAAATTGAGGAAGAACATTTGGCTTCGGATGTTTTTACAAGTTTCCCGCTCTACAAGGAAAATATGACAGATTTGGCTCTGGAGGATGGGGAAGAATTCTGTTCTTccactgaagcagttcctcttGTAAAGTGTGCTTTGCAATCTAAGTTACCTTACGAGGCCCTTTTCCAGTTGAATTCTCTTGTTCATACTCAGAAAATTTGTCTTGCTTCGGTGGATGATGAATTGATTGACCTTTTGGGAGGCTTAGATGAAGAAATTAGAGCTGTGATTTTTCAGAAATTGCACCAGATGAGCTTCCCTTGCTACGAGCCTCTTAAATTCGTGAAGACTCAGTTGCATGTGCTgagtaataagaaaaaaagtccACCACAATCTTCACAGAAAAGATTGACAGATAATAACATTATGAGCTGTCATAGAGCCTTGATTACCCCAACGAAAATTTATTGCCTTGGTCCTGAGCTTGAAACTTCAAACCATGTGGTAAAGCACTTTGCCTCCTATGCTTCAGACTTCATGAGGATTACCTTTGTTGAAGAGAATTGGAATAAGCTTCCAAATTATGCGGTATCGACTGGTGTGCAAAAGGGAATATTTTCAAAGCCTTCTAAAACTGAAATATATAATCGAATATTGACTATTCTTCGAGATGGGATTGTTATTGGATCAAAGAGATTTGAGTTTCTGGCCTTCTCTGCTAGTCAGCTGCGATCAAATTCTGTTTGGTTATTTGCTTCTAATGACAATTTGAAAGCAACAGATATCAGAGAATGGATGGGATGCTTCAACAATATCCGCAGTGTTTCTAAATGTGCAGCGAGGATGGGTCAGTTGTTCAGTTCTTCCATGCAAACTTTTGAAGTGTCCCCTCAAGATGTTGAGATAATTCCAGATATTGAAGTTACCACTGATGGTGTAAGCTACTGTTTCTCAGATGGTATCGGAAAAATTTCCCAATCTTTTGCTAGGCAAGTTGCTCAAAAGCTCAAGTTAGATCATAGTCCTTCAGCATTTCAAATTCGGTTTGGAGGATTTAAAGGCGTCATTACTGTTGATCGCCATTCCTTTAGGAAGTTATCATTGCGCAAAAGCATGCTGAAGTTTGAATCTAAAAATAGGATGCTTTGTGTCACTAAATGGAGTGAGTCAATGCCTTGCTTTCTCAATCGAGAGATTATATCCCTGCTGACTACATTAGGAGTAAAGGACGAAGTGTTTTTGGCAAGGCAACAGGACCAATTGAATTTGTTGGGAAGGATGTTGACTGATAGTAAGGCAGCTTTGGATGTTTTGGAAAGTTTGAACGGAGCTGATTCAAGGAGCATTCTAGTGAAGATGTTGCATGAATTTAATGAGCCAAACAGTGAGCCCTACCTATCTATGATGCTTAAGGCTTACTATGCATACCAATTATCTGACTTGAAAAGTAGATGCCGAATATTTGTTCCCAAGGGTCGGGTCTTAGTAGGTTGCTTGGATGAAACTGGTATCTTGAATTATGGTCAAGTATTTGTTCGTGTAACGGTGAAAAAAACTACGGAAAACTTTGATGACAACTTAAGGAAAGTGGATGACGATGATAGCACACGTATAGTAGTGGGAAAGGTGGTAGTCACGAAAAATCCTTGTCTTCACCCTGGAGACGTAAGAGTCCTTGATGCTATCTACAATGAAGAGTTAGAGGAAAAGGGTTTGAGGGATTGCCTTGTATTTCCACAAAACGGACATAG GCCCCATCCAAATGAATGCTCTGGAGGTGATCTCGATGGAGATTTGTTTTTCATAAGCTGGGACGAAGATCTAATACCATGTCAAATCGAGGCTCCAATGGACTACACAGGACGTAGACCTCGTATAATGGATCATAAGGTGACCCTAGAG GAAATCCAACAATTTTTCGTGGATTACATGATCAATGATACTTTGGGTGCTATCTCCACCGCCCATCTAGTTCACGCTGACCGAGAACCAGATAAGGCCAAGAGTAGAAAATGTCTGGAGTTAGCAGAGCTTCACTCCATGGCTGTTGATTTTGCAAAGACCGGAGCACCTGCTGCAATGCCAAGAGTTTTGAAACCAAGAGAGTTTCCAGATTTCATGGAGAGGGCGGACAAGCCTATGTACATCTCCAAGGGGGTACTGGGAAAACTTTATCGTGCTATAATTGAGTCTCAACtgcaaataaaatatagttttgttTGGTCACAAAAGCTTGCTGAAGAAGCATATGATCGTAGCTTTGAAGTGAATGGTTTTGAGGCCTTCCTTGAGACAGCCTcaagtaaaaaagaaatgtaCGCAGATAAGATGAGCAGTTTGATGAACTTCTACGGTGCCGAGACTGAGGATGAAATGCTAATTGGTAACTTGCAAAACCGTGCCTCATATTTGCAGCGTGATAACAGGAGATATGGTGATATGAAAGATCGGATTCTGCTCTCAGTGAAGAATCTTCAGTGCGAAGCTAAAGAATGGTTTGAAACTAGTTGCCAACCGCACGAATATCGTCCTATGGCTTCTGCATGGTATCATGTGACCTATCACCCCAGCTATTATTGCCAGGAAAGATCGTGTTTTCTTAGCTTCCCATGGATAGTTGGTGAGATTTTGTTGCAGATAAGGTCTGTAAATAAAGCAGTTCAAGGATGA
- the LOC106767386 gene encoding uncharacterized protein LOC106767386, with amino-acid sequence MSIEFQSQSISTPTAQAQDRSNSGCALLLPSCCLGPRRRSSWWERVRSTSWSHSNSPSSGDRWWSRGLRALKKLRDWSEIVAGPRWKTFIRKFNRNRASKRMPKYQYDPMSYALNFDEGHNGDFNDDAALRNFSTRYAAVNVKSVSPKARDTDDAVFV; translated from the coding sequence ATGTCCATCGAGTTTCAATCTCAATCCATTTCCACTCCGACGGCCCAAGCCCAAGACAGATCCAACTCCGGCTGCGCCTTGCTATTGCCTTCCTGCTGTCTGGGGCCACGACGCCGTTCCTCATGGTGGGAGCGAGTCCGCTCCACCTCCTGGTCCCACTCCAATTCGCCTTCATCCGGTGACCGATGGTGGTCGCGTGGCCTCAGGGCGCTCAAGAAGCTTCGCGACTGGTCCGAGATCGTGGCCGGCCCCAGGTGGAAGACCTTCATTCGCAAGTTCAACCGCAACCGCGCCTCCAAGCGCATGCCCAAGTACCAGTATGATCCAATGAGTTACGCCCTCAACTTCGACGAGGGCCATAACGGGGATTTCAACGACGACGCTGCCCTCCGCAATTTCTCAACGCGCTACGCCGCCGTCAACGTGAAGTCAGTTTCCCCCAAGGCCCGTGACACCGACGACGCCGTTTTCGTGTGA
- the LOC106766365 gene encoding spermidine synthase gives MASSVVCQYPTKAQLQVQNFDDENVVTPEANNGKKECNVAPKDTSPTLPGWYADVSWPGEAHIYKMEKIIFQGKSEFQELLVFESSRHGKVAILDGYIQLTENDEFAYQEMLTHLALCSVPNPKKVLLVGGGDGGILREISRHSSVEHIDICEIDKMVIDVYKKFFPDIAVGYEDPRVHVHIRDGIAFINSVPEGTYDVIILDAFQPMGPIAEVLADNCFLDSVAKALRPGGVLSAPADSLWHKNFVVAETIAKCKNIFKGSVNYAWTTVPTYASGVIGFMLCSTEGPPVNFKHPINPLNTEQNGVAKGPPKFYNSEIHSAAFCLPSFVDKDVDPKRC, from the exons ATGGCATCTAGTGTTGTCTGTCAATATCCGACCAAAGCACAACTTCAGGTTCagaattttgatgatgaaaacgTTGTAACACCAGAAGCTAATAATGGAAAGAAGGAGTGTAATGTAGCACCTAAAGACACATCTCCTACGCTTCCTGGGTGGTATGCTGACGTATCTTGGCCAG GAGAAGCACACATATATAAAATGGAGAAAATCATATTCCAAGGGAAATCAGAATTCCAAGAGCTTCTTGTATTTGAG TCATCCAGGCATGGCAAGGTTGCAATTCTGGATGGGTATATCCAGCTGACAGAGAACGATGAATTTGCTTACCAAGAGATGCTCACTCACCTTGCACTCTGTTCCGTTCCAAATCCAAAGAAG GTACTGCTAGTTGGAGGGGGAGATGGTGGAATTCTTAGGGAAATATCACGTCATTCATCTGTTGAACACATTGATATATGTGAAATAGACAAAATGGTGATTGAT GTTTATAAGAAGTTTTTCCCAGATATAGCCGTTGGTTACGAGGATCCTCGAGTGCATGTTCACATCAGAGATG GAATTGCGTTCATCAATTCTGTTCCTGAGGGCACGTACGATGTCATTATATTGGATGCTTTCCAACCAATGG GACCTATTGCGGAAGTTCTTGCTGATAACTGCTTCTTAGATTCAGTAGCAAAGGCTCTTCGACCTGGTGGAGTGTTGTCTGCTCCAGCAGACAGCTTGTGGCATAAGAACTTTGTAGTTGCAGAGACAATAGCAAAATGCAAGAATATATTCAAAGGCTCCGTTAATTATGCTTGGACCACAGTTCCTACATATGCAAG TGGGGTGATTGGGTTCATGCTTTGCTCCACAGAGGGTCCCCCAGTCAACTTCAAACACCCAATAAATCCATTGAACACGGAGCAAAATGGGGTCGCAAAGGGACCTCCTAAGTTCTATAACTCAGAG ATCCATTCTGCTGCATTCTGTCTTCCTTCTTTTGTGGACAAGGATGTTGATCCAAAAAGATGTTGA
- the LOC106767250 gene encoding uncharacterized protein LOC106767250: MPGPGPHLIYAMASALALTTITNGRFTPHHTITYTVNAFFGPDIGSFSEWLASLSHGPAHPLGSALANLIHHPFYYILIFALPLSFLYSRISTYLLRTHLLDSVSRVPLTRMQCFFLISAGSFTHFFLDHLFEENGKTTTYTWILSTGWWESRAPVNPDAVLVVGFLCACLIGGFFYINRASSSNSIKKKSYQSMVLIICIALLYCFWCAVQIYWISPRRPAVGEEADLGVLVFLALYFFLPYGLCIMSMSPKDPDTNQIPL; this comes from the exons ATGCCAGGTCCTGGTCCTCACCTCATCTATGCCATGGCCTCTGCTTTAGCTCTCACTACCATCACCAATGGAAGGTTTACTCCTCATCACACAATTACCTACACAGTAAACGCCTTCTTTGGCCCTGATATTGGTTCTTTCTCAGAATGGCTTGCTTCACTTTCTCATGGCCCTGCTCACCCTCTCGGATCCGCTCTTGCAAATCTCATCCATCATCCTTTCTACTACATCCTTATTTTCGctcttcctctctcttttctctatTCTCGGATATCCACCTATCTTCTTCGCACACACCTTCTTGATTCCGTCTCCAGG GTCCCCCTTACCAGGATGCAATGTTTTTTCTTGATATCTGCTGGCTCTTTTACCCACTTCTTTCTTGATCATCTCTTTGAG GAGAATGGGAAAACAACCACGTACACTTGGATTTTGAGCACGGGCTGGTGGGAAAGTAGAGCACCAGTCAATCCAGATGCTGTTCTTGTAGTTGGCTTCTTATGTGCTTGCTTAATCGGTGGCTTTTTTTACATCAACAG AGCAAGTTCTTCAAACTCCATAAAGAAAAAGTCATATCAGTCGATGGTACTTATTATATGCATAGCTTTGTTGTACTGTTTTTGGTGTGCAGTCCAGATATACTGGATCAGTCCGCGTCGTCCAGCAGTTGGTGAAGAGGCTGATCTTGGTGTCCTTGTGTTTTTAGCTCTATACTTTTTCCTACCTTACGGTTTGTGCATAATGTCTATGTCACCTAAAGATCCCGATACAAATCAAATTCCCCTTTAA